The following are encoded together in the Corticium candelabrum chromosome 1, ooCorCand1.1, whole genome shotgun sequence genome:
- the LOC134181453 gene encoding protein SLC31A2-like, protein MTVLHFSLQSRFCVFVALCGGLVQATSSASDHDHHLHRHSHSHGQQSSAPATAKPTEEFMNHDLHSNHDHHSPRLQPSAIDNSSAHNKSDTHQHSIHGDTTLHRSHNTGHSMMMYFHLVGDTPLLFEGWNLDSAGVIAGATIGLAVIAALYEALKMLREVLMAMTLRRVEQDALEGHKNPPRNEQQAQENAASDRKQFIRLPLGDHMLQTVLHMVQVLISYLLMLAVMTYNVWLLLGVVMGGGIGYFVVARYIFTAHPTTVSKLSEHCH, encoded by the exons ATGACCGTGTTGCATTTTTCCCTTCAATCGCGGTTCTGTGTTTTCGTTGCTCTTTGTGGCGGTCTAGTGCAAGCGACGTCTTCGGCGTCTGATCACGATCACCATCTTCACAGGCATAGTCACAGCCATGGCCAGCAGTCATCCGCTCCTGCAACGGCTAAACCGACCGAAGAGTTCATGAACCACGACTTACATTCGAATCACGACCATCACAGCCCCCGCCTGCAACCCTCAGCGATAGACAATAGCAGCGCCCACAACAAGAGCGACACCCACCAGCACAGCATTCACGGTGACACCACGTTGCATCGAAGTCACAACACGGGACACTCG ATGATGATGTACTTTCATCTCGTGGGAGACACGCCTTTGCTGTTTGAAGGGTGGAACCTCGATTCTGCCGGAG TCATTGCGGGAGCCACTATCGGACTAGCTGTGATAGCAGCACTCTACGAGGCTTTGAAGATGCTACGGGAAGTGCTCATGGCAATGACGCTGAGAAGAGTCGAACAAGATGCTCTCGAAGGACACAAAAATCCGCCGCGCAACGAGCAGCAGGCACAAGAAAACGCGGCCAGTGATCGAAAGCAATTTATTCG TCTTCCGTTAGGGGACCACATGTTGCAGACCGTTCTGCACATGGTACAAGTTCTGATTAGCTATCTTCTCATGTTGGCTGTCATGACGTACAACGTTTGGCTGCTGCTTGGCGTTGTGATGGGAGGCGGAATTGGCTACTTTGTTGTTGCCCGTTACATCTTCACTGCTCATCCAACAACGGTCTCCAAACTGAGCGAACACTGCCATTAA
- the LOC134181442 gene encoding copper-transporting ATPase 2-like, translating to MAATTKVKYSVEGMTCHSCTKSIHSAVSELPGVQQVDVFLEGACATVVYDADLTNPNAIKETIEDCGFDVETVVIESLGRSDQHERSPCRKQQDVTFDVEGMVCHSCEKSIEGALQELNGVLDCRASLERNQSWIRYDTSRVSEDQLKTTIEDCGFDANVSGNPWTPAGVKVLSRVDEVSGTQSESSLLVQDRLGRRRIFSSSYGSCAKKIEPKRRAQTYNQSCAGRITTGGRKRTVTVNLTDLKSDNRSKLLEKELRSREGIMAVRVDRTLGKADVTYDPRFIASSTVVNGIHEISPSPDHSNRVETLQLVVTGMSCGSCVNLIERTLKKKAGVKSASVALSTGIARIEYDSFVIGPRDIISAIHSLGEFTATLPEAEKGQGNRLGYSKQIKKWLITFLICLVFAIPTLAVDFALDKGCDQRIITDGLSVHNLVLFIFSTIVMVAAGRHFFVSAFKAVSHCNANMDVLISLATSIAYLYSLVVLVVAMATQKPLSPVTFFDTPPLLFAFIALGRLLEYTAKRRTSDALSKLMELQPKEAILVELGEENTIIKEENCNIDLIHRHDVVKVIPGARVPVDGVVLDGQSVVDESMITGESVPVMKTAGEPVTAGTINQNGRLLVKATQVGGDTMLSQIVKLVEEAQNSKPQIQQFADKVAGYFVPAILVLSAITFTVWSVLGHEYPSLAHLVESNCTYKGEEITLNAFGNAVEFLDVAFFTAVAVLCIACPCALGLATPTAVMVGTGVGAQNGILIKGGEPLETTHKVSTVIFDKTGTLTEGKPKVTVMQTFVGVEVCTPEFALAAAASAEKDSEHPLASAVVEYGKDMLGDERLGQLSSFEAVAGKGVKCKVSGLEKVPAVSRQSSSNSTTRAIAVEGLHDVLVGSRKLMLDSNIAVPVNVETELMELERDAQTAVILAIDGLVIGILAIADTLKQESAKAVDVLGKMGLKTVLLTGDNELTAKAIARQVGILTVRANVLPAEKAEAVKELQENGEMVAMVGDGINDSIALAQANVGIAIGTGTDVALEAADVVLVKDNLMDVVTAIDLSRSTVRRIRLNFAWAVVYNMIGIPLAAGALITVGLRLAPWMAAAAMAMSSVTVVTSSLLLKCYRKPRSAEPSSEFQRDDANSGMKSTQSRKGPREYELLLSSEMA from the exons ATGGCAGCTACGACGAAGGTCAAATACTCCGTGGAGGGCATGACGTGTCATTCATGCACGAAATCAATCCATAGTGCAGTCTCCGAGCTGCCCGGGGTCCAACAGGTCGACGTCTTTTTGGAAGGTGCATGTGCAACTGTTGTCTACGACGCCGATCTAACTAATCCTAATGCGATCAAGGAGACGATCGAAGATTGTGGCTTCGACGTCGAGACGGTAGTGATCGAAAGCCTCGGCCGGAGCGATCAACACGAAAGGTCCCCTTGCAGAAAGCAACAAGATGTGACGTTCGACGTCGAGGGCATGGTGTGCCACTCGTGCGAAAAGAGCATCGAAGGAGCTCTCCAAGAGTTGAACGGCGTTCTCGATTGCAGAGCGTCTCTCGAGAGAAATCAGTCGTGGATACGGTACGACACTAGCCGAGTGTCAGAAGATCAACTGAAAACTACCATAGAAGACTGTGGATTCGACGCCAACGTATCGG GAAATCCGTGGACACCTGCCGGAGTTAAGGTGTTGTCACGAGTAGATGAGGTCTCCGGAACACAATCAGAAAGCAGTTTACTTGTGCAAGATCGCTTGGGACGACGTAGAATATTCTCCAGTTCGTACGGTTCTTGTGCGAAGAAGATTGAACCCAAGCGGAGAGCTCAGACTTATAATCAAAGCTGTGCAGGTCGTATCACAACAGGTGGGCGCAAACGGACTGTCACAGTTAATCTGACGGATTTGAAGTCTGACAACAGGTCGAAGTTGCTCGAAAAAGAACTGAGAAGCAGAGAAG GCATAATGGCAGTCCGGGTCGACAGAACGTTGGGAAAGGCAGACGTCACTTATGATCCTCGGTTTATCGCATCCTCCACGGTAGTGAACGGTATTCACGAAATATCTCCATCGCCCGATCACTCGAACAGAGTCGAGACTCTTCAGCTTGTG GTTACTGGGATGTCGTGTGGTTCTTGTGTCAACCTAATTGAGCGGACGTTGAAGAAGAAAGCTGGAGTCAAGAGTGCTTCTGTGGCTCTCTCCACGGGCATTGCTCGCATCGAGTACGACTCCTTCGTCATTGGCCCTCGAGACATCATCTCAGCAATTCAC TCGCTGGGTGAATTTACTGCCACTCTGCCTGAAGCGGAGAAAGGACAAGGTAACCGACTTGGTTATTCAAAGCAAATCAAAAA ATGGTTGATAACGTTCTTAATCTGTCTTGTTTTTGCTATTCCAACCCTCGCGGTCGACTTCGCTCTCGATAAAGGGTGCGATCAGAGGATAATAACGGACGGATTGTCTGTACACAATCTCGTTTTGTTCATCTTTAGTACTATTGTAATG GTGGCTGCTGGACGACATTTCTTCGTTTCTGCGTTCAAGGCCGTGTCTCACTGTAACGCCAACATGGACGTGCTGATTTCCCTCGCTACGTCCATCGCCTATTTGTATTCT TTGGTTGTGTTGGTGGTTGCCATGGCAACTCAAAAACCGTTAAGCCCGGTCACGTTTTTTGATACTCCCCCGTTGCTGTTTGCATTTATTGCTCTTGGAAGACTGCTGGAATACACAGCCAAA AGAAGAACGTCTGATGCTTTGTCCAAGCTCATGGAACTTCAACCTAAAGAAGCAATTCTTGTTGAGCTTGGGGAAGAAAACACAATCATCAA AGAGGAGAATTGTAATATCGATCTTATCCATCGTCACGACGTCGTGAAGGTCATTCCGGGGGCAAGGGTGCCCGTCGACGGAGTTGTACTGGACGGGCAATCGGTCGTTGACGAATCTATGATCACCGGAGAATCAGTACCCGTCATGAAGACGGCCGGAGAGCCAGTTACAGCTGGAACTATTAATCAAAACGGTAGACTGTTGGTTAAAGCTACGCAGGTTGGAGGAGACACCATGCTGTCTCAGATAGTCAAGCTTGTGGAAGAAGCTCAAAATTCGAAG CCTCAGATACAGCAGTTTGCTGATAAAGTGGCCGGCTACTTTGTTCCCGCAATTCTTGTTCTGTCTGCAATAACATTTACGGTATGGAGCGTTTTGGGACACGAGTACCCCAGTCTAGCACATCTGGTG GAAAGCAATTGCACCTACAAAGGAGAAGAGATAACTCTAAATGCATTTGGTAATGCCGTGGAATTTCTGGATGTTGCTTTCTTTACCGCGGTCGCGGTTCTTTGCATCGCCTGTCCCTGCGCTCTCGGATTGGCTACGCCCACCGCGGTTATGGTGGGGACAGGAGTGGGAGCACAGAACGGTATTCTTATTAAGGGTGGCGAGCCTCTGGAAACGACGCACAAAGTTTCTACTGTTATCTTTGACAAGACGGGAACTCTAACCGAGGGTAAACCCAAAGTAACAGTGATGCAAACGTTTGTTGGTGTTGAAGTTTGTACTCCGGAGTTTGCGTTGGCCGCAGCAGCTTCCGCAGAAAAGGACAGCGAACATCCCCTGGCTTCGGCGGTGGTGGAGTACGGGAAAGAT ATGCTGGGAGACGAAAGGTTGGGTCAGCTTTCTTCGTTTGAAGCCGTCGCTGGAAAAGGTGTGAAGTGCAAAGTGTCCGGCTTGGAAAAGGTTCCTGCAGTCAGCAGGCAATCATCATCAAATTCGACAACAAGAGCTATTGCAG TTGAGGGATTGCATGACGTTCTGGTTGGTTCGAGAAAGCTGATGCTGGATAGCAACATAGCTGTTCCTGTAAACGTTGAAACGGAACTGATGGAGTTGGAGCGAGACGCTCAAACAGCCGTGATTCTTGCCATCGATG GTCTTGTTATTGGAATTTTGGCCATTGCTGATACCTTGAAACAGGAATCCGCCAAAGCTGTCGACGTTTTAGGAAAAATGGGGTTGAAGACGGTGCTCCTAACCGGAGACAACGAATTGACCGCCAAAGCTATTGCTCGTCAG GTTGGTATACTTACCGTACGGGCTAACGTACTTCCAGCCGAGAAAGCTGAGGCGGTGAAAGAGCTACAAGAAAACGGCGAGATGGTTGCCATGGTCGGAGACGGTATTAACGACTCTATTGCGCTTGCGCAGGCGAATGTTGGCATTGCTATTGGAACGGGGACGGACGTCGCTCTGGAAGCAGCAGACGTCGTGCTAGTCAAG GACAATCTGATGGATGTTGTAACGGCCATCGACCTTTCCCGATCCACCGTTCGTCGAATCCGTTTGAACTTTGCCTGGGCAGTTGTCTATAACATGATCGGTATACCGCTAGCGGCGGGAGCTCTCATAACGGTCGGACTCAGACTTGCTCCCTGGATGGCGGCCGCTGCGATGGCAATGTCATCGGTAACTGTCGTCACTTCGTCTCTTCTTCTCAAGTG TTATCGAAAGCCTAGGTCAGCGGAGCCTTCGTCAGAGTTCCAAAGAGATGACGCAAATTCGGGAATGAAGTCTACGCAATCAAGAAAGGGTCCTAGAGAATACGAGCTGCTGCTGTCCTCGGAAATGGCGTAA